A region from the Pseudonocardia petroleophila genome encodes:
- the fdhA gene encoding formaldehyde dehydrogenase, glutathione-independent — translation MSGNKIVVYKEPGVVAVEDHDYPKLEVPAEVAEAMGMTRKADHAVILRTVSTNICGSDQHMVRGRTDAPPGQTLGHEITGEVVEKGSDVQFLEIGDICSVPFNIACGRCRNCREGQTGICTNVNPARAGSAYGYVDMGGWEGGQAEFVMVPFADFNLLKFPDRDQALEKILDLTMLSDIFPTGYHGAYTAGVTTGSTVYVAGAGPVGLAAAYAANLLGAAVVIVGDLNADRLAQARSFGCETVDVSADATLEDQIGQILGTNEVDCAVDAVGFEATGHGADAGEQPAAVLNSIMSLTRAGGGLGIPGLYVTGDPGAGDDDAKQGTLKVRLGLGWAKSHSLHTGQCPVLKYNRGLMMSILHDKAHIADAVNAEVLTLDDAPRGYQEFDAGAAKKYVLNPNGLIPAA, via the coding sequence ATGAGCGGAAACAAGATCGTCGTCTACAAGGAGCCCGGCGTCGTCGCGGTCGAGGACCACGACTACCCCAAGCTCGAGGTCCCGGCCGAGGTGGCCGAGGCGATGGGCATGACGCGCAAGGCCGACCACGCGGTGATCCTGCGGACGGTCTCGACGAACATCTGCGGTTCCGACCAGCACATGGTCCGCGGTCGCACCGACGCCCCGCCCGGCCAGACCCTCGGCCACGAGATCACCGGCGAGGTCGTGGAGAAGGGCAGCGACGTCCAGTTCCTCGAGATCGGCGACATCTGCTCGGTGCCGTTCAACATCGCCTGCGGGCGCTGCCGCAACTGCCGCGAGGGCCAGACCGGCATCTGCACCAACGTCAACCCGGCCCGCGCGGGCTCCGCGTACGGCTACGTCGACATGGGCGGCTGGGAGGGCGGCCAGGCGGAGTTCGTCATGGTCCCGTTCGCCGACTTCAACCTGCTGAAGTTCCCCGACCGCGACCAGGCGCTGGAGAAGATCCTCGACCTGACGATGCTGTCGGACATCTTCCCCACCGGCTACCACGGCGCGTACACCGCAGGCGTCACGACGGGGTCCACCGTCTACGTCGCGGGCGCGGGCCCGGTCGGCCTGGCCGCCGCGTACGCGGCGAACCTGCTGGGTGCGGCCGTCGTCATCGTCGGGGACCTCAACGCCGACCGCCTCGCGCAGGCCCGCTCGTTCGGCTGCGAGACCGTCGACGTCTCGGCCGACGCGACCCTGGAGGACCAGATCGGCCAGATCCTCGGGACCAACGAGGTCGACTGCGCGGTCGACGCGGTGGGCTTCGAGGCCACCGGCCACGGCGCCGACGCGGGTGAGCAGCCGGCCGCGGTGCTCAACTCGATCATGTCGCTGACCCGCGCGGGCGGCGGCCTCGGCATCCCCGGGCTCTACGTCACCGGCGACCCAGGCGCCGGGGACGACGACGCCAAGCAGGGCACGCTGAAGGTGCGCCTGGGGCTGGGCTGGGCCAAGAGCCACTCCCTGCACACCGGCCAGTGCCCGGTGCTCAAGTACAACCGCGGGCTGATGATGAGCATCCTGCACGACAAGGCGCACATCGCCGACGCCGTCAACGCCGAGGTGCTCACCCTCGACGACGCCCCGCGCGGCTACCAGGAGTTCGACGCGGGTGCGGCCAAGAAGTACGTGCTCAACCCGAACGGGCTGATCCCGGCGGCCTGA
- a CDS encoding LVIVD repeat-containing protein: MRGRLRTVLVTAAVAALALVAPVPASATVPPASATVPGPPPVGPGVDEIVSSDDVTQVANVPKQEPFTGEGSYGTDIAFSGDLAYVGNYDGFVVYDISEPAAPQVVSQVLCPGSQNDVSVSGDLLFLSTDSRWSDDTCSAVPQNQGLLPYWEGIKVFDVSDPANPAYVTSVATACGSHTHTLVPDTAGESVYLYVSSYAPAPELLGCLPPHDRISIVEVPLADPAAAAVVAEPVLFPDGGNPGPGSDTTTGCHDITVYPAKDLAAGACMGDGVLMDISDREDPQVIERVRDDTHFAFWHSATFNDDGSKVVFTDELGGGSAATCTAAVGPFRGADGIYDVVDGQLEFRSYYKIPRLQTEQENCVAHNGSLIPVPGRDVMVQAWYQGGVSVWDFTDSANPVEIGFWERGPLSGTELTLGGSWSAYWYNGHVFSSDIRKGLDVLAVDDAAIAGAGDVTFDVFNPQTQPVYGR, translated from the coding sequence ATGCGCGGACGGCTCAGGACCGTACTGGTCACGGCGGCGGTGGCGGCGCTGGCGCTGGTCGCGCCGGTGCCCGCGTCCGCGACCGTGCCCCCCGCGTCCGCGACCGTGCCGGGGCCGCCGCCGGTCGGACCGGGCGTCGACGAGATCGTGAGCAGCGACGACGTCACCCAGGTCGCGAACGTGCCGAAGCAGGAGCCGTTCACCGGCGAGGGGTCCTACGGCACCGACATCGCGTTCTCCGGCGACCTCGCCTACGTCGGCAACTACGACGGCTTCGTCGTCTACGACATCAGCGAGCCGGCCGCGCCGCAGGTCGTCAGCCAGGTGCTGTGCCCCGGCTCGCAGAACGACGTGTCCGTCAGCGGCGACCTGCTGTTCCTGTCCACCGACTCCCGCTGGAGCGACGACACCTGCTCGGCCGTGCCGCAGAACCAGGGACTGCTCCCGTACTGGGAGGGCATCAAGGTCTTCGACGTCTCCGACCCGGCGAACCCGGCCTACGTGACGTCGGTGGCCACGGCGTGCGGCTCGCACACCCACACGCTGGTCCCCGACACCGCGGGCGAGTCGGTCTACCTCTACGTCTCCTCCTACGCCCCCGCGCCCGAGCTGCTCGGCTGCCTCCCGCCGCACGACCGGATCTCGATCGTCGAGGTGCCGCTGGCCGACCCGGCGGCCGCCGCCGTCGTCGCGGAGCCGGTGCTGTTCCCCGACGGCGGCAACCCCGGTCCCGGCAGCGACACCACCACCGGTTGCCACGACATCACCGTCTACCCGGCGAAGGACCTCGCCGCCGGCGCCTGCATGGGCGACGGCGTGCTCATGGACATCTCCGACCGCGAGGACCCGCAGGTGATCGAGCGCGTGCGCGACGACACCCACTTCGCGTTCTGGCACAGCGCCACGTTCAACGACGACGGGTCGAAGGTCGTGTTCACCGACGAGCTGGGCGGCGGCAGCGCGGCCACCTGCACCGCGGCCGTCGGACCGTTCCGCGGGGCCGACGGGATCTACGACGTCGTCGACGGGCAGCTGGAGTTCCGCAGCTACTACAAGATCCCGCGGCTGCAGACCGAGCAGGAGAACTGCGTGGCCCACAACGGCTCGCTGATCCCGGTCCCGGGCCGCGACGTCATGGTGCAGGCCTGGTACCAGGGCGGGGTCTCGGTGTGGGACTTCACCGACTCCGCGAACCCCGTCGAGATCGGGTTCTGGGAGCGCGGGCCGCTGTCGGGCACCGAGCTGACGCTGGGCGGGTCGTGGTCGGCGTACTGGTACAACGGCCACGTCTTCTCCTCCGACATCCGGAAGGGTCTCGACGTGCTCGCCGTCGACGACGCGGCGATCGCGGGGGCCGGGGACGTCACCTTCGACGTGTTCAACCCCCAGACCCAGCCCGTCTACGGGCGCTGA
- a CDS encoding DUF305 domain-containing protein: MRRALAVSVAVLALAGCGAAPDGPRVVVPGAPGEPARVMSGTEAAQRRSPVPVSPADVAFVERMVPHHEQALEMAALAPARSADPGVRAMAERIAGVQGPEIAVLRAWLARQDPRSAHGDHTGMPGTATPAQLDELAAATGPAFDRLFVALMIAHHEGALAMAAQVRTAGTDLFVAAFADDVVATQSADVDRLRGLLQ; encoded by the coding sequence ATGCGACGCGCACTGGCGGTCTCCGTCGCCGTGCTCGCCCTGGCCGGGTGCGGGGCGGCGCCGGACGGGCCGCGGGTCGTCGTCCCCGGCGCTCCGGGGGAGCCCGCGCGGGTCATGTCGGGGACGGAGGCGGCGCAGCGGCGCTCGCCGGTGCCGGTGTCGCCCGCCGACGTCGCGTTCGTCGAGCGGATGGTCCCGCACCACGAGCAGGCCCTGGAGATGGCCGCGCTGGCCCCGGCACGGTCCGCCGACCCGGGGGTGCGGGCGATGGCCGAGCGGATCGCGGGCGTGCAGGGCCCGGAGATCGCCGTGCTGCGGGCGTGGCTCGCGCGCCAGGACCCCCGCTCCGCGCACGGCGACCACACCGGGATGCCCGGCACGGCCACCCCCGCCCAGCTCGACGAGCTCGCCGCCGCGACCGGGCCCGCGTTCGACCGGCTCTTCGTCGCGCTGATGATCGCCCACCACGAGGGCGCGCTGGCGATGGCGGCGCAGGTGCGCACCGCGGGCACCGACCTGTTCGTCGCCGCGTTCGCCGACGACGTCGTCGCCACGCAGAGCGCCGACGTCGACCGGCTGCGCGGCCTACTGCAGTAG
- a CDS encoding S9 family peptidase encodes MTSRFDDVQRYLDLPRLSGLALSPDGTRLVTSVATPGPDRTRFGTALWEIDPSGERPARRLTRSAKGEAGAVFTPDGDVLFTSARPDPDAAEQAPDSPAALWRLPAGGGEAEVVGTRPGGIGGVAVARDAGTVVVTSMTLPTSTSGEDDEARRKARREKKVTGILHAAHPVRFWDHDLGPDAPRLLCAPAVGDPWTDLTPVPGAALVEGSHDVTPDGRHVVSSWAVPQRGGGTRSTLVVVDTATGERRVLADDPGHEFHGPVISPDGTLVACVRESLSTPHVPTDLRLVVLPLAGGEPVDAAPGWDRWATGAQWTPDGAALVVTADDGGRSPVFRVEDGRVTRLTGDDGAYTDVRVSPDGTVVYALRSAIDAPPAPVRLDATTPDQRPVPLPAPEPAPDVPGTLTEVHATAQDGTPLRAWLVLPDSTEPAPLVLWIHGGPLGSWNAWQWRWNPWLMAAHGYAVLLPDPALSTGYGLDFVARGWGEWGGAPYTDLMALTDAAVARPDVDGTRTAAMGGSFGGYMANWIAGHTDRFAAIVTHASLWALDQFGPTTDAPWYWRREMTAETALANSPHLHADAITTPVLVIHGDRDYRVPVGEALRLWWDLVSRHDGDPDELPHRFLYFPDENHWILTPQNAAVWYATVLAFLDHHVLGKDWATPDLLQ; translated from the coding sequence ATGACCAGCCGGTTCGACGACGTCCAGCGCTACCTCGACCTGCCGCGCCTGTCCGGGCTCGCGCTCTCCCCCGACGGCACCCGCCTCGTGACGTCCGTGGCGACGCCCGGACCCGACCGCACCCGCTTCGGCACCGCGCTGTGGGAGATCGACCCCTCCGGTGAACGGCCGGCCCGACGGCTCACCCGCAGCGCGAAGGGCGAGGCCGGGGCCGTGTTCACCCCCGACGGCGACGTCCTGTTCACCTCCGCCCGCCCCGACCCGGACGCCGCCGAGCAGGCCCCCGACTCCCCCGCCGCGCTCTGGCGGCTGCCGGCCGGCGGCGGGGAGGCCGAGGTCGTCGGCACCCGGCCCGGCGGGATCGGCGGCGTCGCCGTGGCCCGGGACGCGGGCACGGTCGTGGTGACGTCGATGACACTGCCGACCTCCACCTCCGGTGAGGACGACGAGGCACGGCGGAAGGCCCGCCGGGAGAAGAAGGTGACCGGGATCCTGCACGCCGCGCACCCCGTCCGGTTCTGGGACCACGACCTCGGGCCGGACGCGCCGCGGCTGCTCTGCGCGCCCGCCGTCGGCGACCCGTGGACCGACCTCACCCCCGTCCCCGGTGCCGCGCTCGTCGAGGGCTCCCACGACGTCACCCCCGACGGGCGCCACGTCGTCAGCTCGTGGGCGGTGCCGCAGCGCGGCGGGGGCACCCGGTCCACGCTCGTCGTCGTCGACACCGCGACCGGGGAGCGGCGGGTGCTCGCCGACGACCCCGGCCACGAGTTCCACGGCCCGGTGATCAGCCCGGACGGCACGCTCGTCGCGTGCGTCCGGGAGAGCCTGTCGACCCCGCACGTCCCCACCGACCTGCGGCTGGTCGTGCTGCCGCTCGCGGGCGGGGAGCCCGTCGACGCCGCCCCGGGGTGGGACCGCTGGGCGACCGGCGCGCAGTGGACGCCCGACGGCGCCGCGCTCGTCGTCACCGCCGACGACGGGGGCCGCTCCCCGGTGTTCCGCGTCGAGGACGGCCGGGTCACCCGGCTCACCGGCGACGACGGCGCCTACACCGACGTGCGGGTCTCCCCCGACGGCACCGTCGTCTACGCCCTGCGCAGCGCGATCGACGCCCCGCCCGCCCCCGTCCGGCTCGACGCCACCACCCCCGACCAGCGGCCCGTGCCGCTCCCGGCCCCCGAGCCCGCCCCCGACGTGCCGGGCACGCTCACCGAGGTGCACGCCACCGCGCAGGACGGGACGCCGCTGCGCGCCTGGCTGGTGCTGCCGGACTCGACGGAGCCCGCGCCGCTCGTCCTGTGGATCCACGGTGGCCCGCTGGGCAGCTGGAACGCCTGGCAGTGGCGGTGGAACCCGTGGCTGATGGCCGCGCACGGGTACGCGGTGCTGCTGCCGGACCCGGCGCTGTCCACCGGCTACGGGCTCGACTTCGTCGCCCGCGGCTGGGGCGAGTGGGGCGGCGCGCCGTACACGGACCTCATGGCGCTCACCGACGCCGCCGTCGCGCGACCGGACGTCGACGGGACCCGGACGGCCGCGATGGGCGGGTCGTTCGGCGGCTACATGGCCAACTGGATCGCCGGGCACACCGACCGCTTCGCCGCGATCGTCACGCACGCGAGCCTGTGGGCGCTCGACCAGTTCGGCCCGACGACCGACGCCCCCTGGTACTGGCGGCGCGAGATGACCGCGGAGACGGCGCTGGCCAACAGCCCGCACCTGCACGCCGATGCGATCACCACCCCGGTGCTCGTCATCCACGGCGACCGCGACTACCGCGTGCCCGTCGGCGAGGCGCTGCGGCTGTGGTGGGACCTGGTCAGCCGCCACGACGGGGACCCGGACGAGCTGCCGCACCGGTTCCTGTACTTCCCCGACGAGAACCACTGGATCCTCACGCCGCAGAACGCCGCGGTCTGGTACGCCACCGTGCTGGCGTTCCTCGACCACCACGTGCTCGGCAAGGACTGGGCGACCCCCGACCTACTGCAGTAG
- a CDS encoding extracellular solute-binding protein, with translation MHPSSKYVSRTIALLTVGAALVACGGAPGPAPEAAAEGDGVLTIYSGRNEALVGPLIAQLEAAVGSPVEVRYGSTGEMAAQLLEEGADSPADLFFAQDAGALGAVAGAGLLAPLPADVLEPALERYRAADSTWVATSARARVVAYNTALVPEADLPASLDDLLDPRWAGQIGIAPSNASWLSFVTGLRLIRGEDGARQWLTAFAAQNPQRFDGNGAVVDAVAAGSVAAGLVNHYYLFEKIAELDPATYPVRNHYVANDPLGLVNVAGVGVTASADDPGPALEAVRYLLSTEGQQYLVDETAEYPVIAGVTPARTDVDLAPLESLSAPDVDLADLSSLAETETLLQEVGLL, from the coding sequence GTGCATCCATCCAGCAAGTACGTGAGCCGGACGATCGCCCTGCTGACGGTCGGGGCCGCGCTCGTCGCGTGCGGGGGTGCGCCCGGCCCGGCGCCCGAGGCGGCCGCGGAGGGCGACGGCGTGCTGACGATCTACTCCGGTCGCAACGAGGCACTGGTCGGGCCCCTGATCGCGCAGCTGGAGGCGGCGGTCGGCAGCCCGGTCGAGGTCCGCTACGGCAGCACCGGGGAGATGGCCGCGCAGCTGCTGGAGGAGGGGGCCGACTCGCCCGCCGACCTGTTCTTCGCCCAGGACGCCGGCGCGCTCGGCGCCGTCGCGGGGGCGGGGCTGCTCGCGCCGCTGCCCGCCGACGTGCTCGAACCCGCCCTGGAGCGCTACCGCGCCGCCGACTCGACCTGGGTCGCCACCTCGGCGCGCGCCCGCGTCGTGGCCTACAACACCGCGCTGGTGCCCGAGGCCGACCTCCCCGCCTCGCTCGACGACCTGCTCGACCCCCGCTGGGCGGGCCAGATCGGCATCGCGCCGTCGAACGCGTCGTGGCTGTCGTTCGTCACCGGCCTGCGGCTGATCCGCGGGGAGGACGGTGCCCGCCAGTGGCTCACCGCGTTCGCCGCGCAGAACCCCCAGCGCTTCGACGGCAACGGCGCGGTCGTCGACGCCGTGGCGGCGGGCAGCGTGGCGGCCGGGCTGGTCAACCACTACTACCTGTTCGAGAAGATCGCGGAGCTCGACCCGGCCACCTACCCGGTCCGCAACCACTACGTCGCGAACGACCCGCTGGGGCTGGTCAACGTCGCCGGCGTCGGCGTCACCGCGTCGGCCGACGACCCGGGCCCCGCGCTGGAGGCCGTGCGCTACCTGCTCTCCACCGAGGGCCAGCAGTACCTCGTCGACGAGACCGCCGAGTACCCGGTGATCGCCGGTGTCACCCCGGCCCGCACCGACGTCGACCTGGCCCCGCTGGAGTCGCTGTCGGCCCCCGACGTCGACCTGGCCGACCTGTCGTCGCTGGCCGAGACCGAGACGCTGCTGCAGGAGGTCGGCCTGCTGTGA
- a CDS encoding ABC transporter permease yields the protein MATRPRARVRPGRAPALLVGWGAVAGVVAVVPLVYLVVRALENGPGLFLTVLGRPRTLDLLVASVLLAGAVTAVCVVVGSLAAWLVVRTDLPGRRVLAVLFALPLAVPSYVAGFTWISEWPTSAGFWGAFGVLAAVSFPYVYLPVAGALRAADGGLEEVARSLGHGPARVLLGVTLRQAWPAATAGGLLVALYVLSDFGAVSLMRYDTFTLGIYTSYRGTFDRTPAAVLGCVLVVLAALVTFGEARARGRAAHRIARGAARPAAPVRLGGARVPWLGFSAVVVGVSLGIPAWSLTHWMVVGSSLGVDVSDLGAAGLVTLQVAALGALLTTVLAIPVGVLAARYRGRATAALETSTYVAHALPGITVGLALVFLGIRLLPGIYQETPLLVLAYAVLFLPLAVGAIRAAVAATPARLEEVARSLGHGRITTLARVTVPLAAPGVAAGAALVFLTAAKELPATLLLRPTGADTLAIRLWTHTGAGQYAAAAPYAILLVVLAAVPVLLLDRAVRR from the coding sequence GTGGCCACGCGCCCCCGGGCCCGCGTCCGGCCGGGCCGCGCCCCTGCGCTGCTCGTCGGCTGGGGCGCGGTGGCGGGCGTCGTCGCCGTCGTCCCGCTGGTGTACCTGGTCGTGCGGGCGCTGGAGAACGGTCCGGGGCTGTTCCTGACCGTGCTCGGGCGCCCGCGCACGCTGGACCTGCTCGTCGCCAGCGTGCTGCTCGCCGGTGCGGTCACGGCGGTGTGCGTCGTCGTCGGGTCGCTGGCGGCGTGGCTCGTCGTGCGGACCGACCTGCCCGGGCGGCGCGTGCTCGCGGTGCTGTTCGCGCTGCCCCTGGCGGTGCCGTCCTACGTCGCCGGGTTCACCTGGATCTCCGAGTGGCCCACGTCGGCGGGGTTCTGGGGGGCGTTCGGCGTGCTCGCGGCCGTCAGCTTCCCCTACGTCTACCTGCCGGTCGCGGGGGCGCTGCGGGCCGCCGACGGCGGGCTGGAGGAGGTCGCGCGGTCGCTGGGCCACGGGCCCGCGCGGGTCCTGCTCGGCGTCACCCTGCGCCAGGCGTGGCCCGCGGCCACCGCGGGCGGGCTGCTCGTCGCGCTGTACGTGCTCAGCGACTTCGGTGCGGTCTCGCTCATGCGCTACGACACCTTCACGCTCGGGATCTACACCAGCTACCGCGGCACGTTCGACCGCACGCCGGCCGCGGTGCTCGGCTGCGTGCTCGTGGTTCTGGCCGCGCTGGTGACGTTCGGGGAGGCTCGGGCCCGCGGGCGCGCGGCGCACCGGATCGCGCGCGGCGCGGCCCGCCCGGCGGCCCCGGTGCGGCTCGGCGGCGCGCGGGTGCCCTGGCTGGGGTTCTCCGCCGTGGTCGTCGGCGTCTCGCTGGGCATCCCCGCGTGGAGCCTGACGCACTGGATGGTGGTGGGGTCCTCGCTCGGCGTCGACGTGTCCGACCTGGGCGCGGCCGGGCTGGTCACGCTGCAGGTCGCGGCGCTCGGCGCGCTGCTGACGACGGTGCTCGCGATCCCCGTCGGCGTGCTCGCCGCCCGGTACCGCGGCCGGGCGACCGCGGCGCTGGAGACCTCCACCTACGTCGCGCACGCCCTGCCCGGGATCACCGTCGGGCTGGCGCTGGTGTTCCTCGGCATCCGCCTGCTCCCGGGGATCTACCAGGAGACCCCGCTGCTCGTCCTGGCCTACGCGGTGCTGTTCCTGCCGCTGGCGGTCGGGGCGATCCGGGCGGCCGTCGCGGCCACCCCGGCGCGGCTGGAGGAGGTCGCACGCTCGCTGGGGCACGGGCGGATCACGACACTGGCCCGCGTGACGGTCCCGCTCGCCGCACCCGGCGTCGCCGCCGGGGCCGCCCTGGTCTTCCTCACCGCGGCCAAGGAGCTGCCGGCGACGCTGCTGCTGCGCCCCACCGGCGCCGACACGCTCGCGATCCGGCTGTGGACCCACACCGGAGCCGGTCAGTACGCGGCCGCGGCGCCCTATGCGATCCTGCTCGTCGTGCTCGCCGCCGTCCCCGTCCTGCTGCTCGACCGGGCCGTGCGGCGGTGA
- a CDS encoding ABC transporter ATP-binding protein, translated as MTPALVVRGVHASYPGTPVLHGIDLTVAPGELVAVLGGSGCGKTTLLRAVAGFHPLDAGSVELDGRLVASADPSSGGVDVAPERRGVGLVPQDGALFGHLTVAGNVGFGLDRAGRRTGRVEEVLELVGLPGYGRRRPDELSGGQQQRVALARALAPAPALVLLDEPFTALDAGLRAEVREQVCAALRAAGAAAVLVTHDQQEALGVADRVAVLVAGRVVQAGAPHELYRAPVDLDVGTFVGEAVVLAAQVSAGRADTALGRLAVDGPDGPGRVLLRPEQLRLRGGSAATVREVIFHGHDSTVLVEHGGTVLRCRTADADLPRVGQRVDVEVAGPVLFYPSSGDQ; from the coding sequence GTGACGCCCGCACTCGTCGTCCGGGGGGTGCACGCCTCCTACCCGGGCACGCCGGTCCTGCACGGGATCGACCTGACGGTCGCCCCGGGCGAGCTGGTGGCCGTGCTCGGCGGCTCGGGCTGCGGCAAGACCACGCTGCTGCGCGCCGTCGCCGGGTTCCACCCGCTCGACGCCGGATCGGTCGAGCTCGACGGCCGGCTCGTCGCCTCCGCCGACCCCTCCTCCGGCGGCGTCGACGTGGCGCCGGAGCGTCGCGGCGTCGGCCTCGTGCCCCAGGACGGTGCGCTGTTCGGGCACCTCACGGTGGCGGGCAACGTCGGGTTCGGGCTGGACCGCGCGGGCCGCCGCACCGGGCGGGTCGAGGAGGTGCTGGAGCTGGTCGGGCTGCCCGGGTACGGCCGGCGCCGCCCCGACGAGCTCTCCGGCGGCCAGCAGCAGCGCGTCGCGCTGGCCAGGGCGCTCGCCCCGGCGCCCGCGCTGGTCCTGCTCGACGAGCCGTTCACCGCACTGGACGCCGGACTGCGGGCCGAGGTGCGCGAGCAGGTCTGCGCGGCACTGCGGGCCGCCGGGGCCGCCGCCGTCCTCGTCACCCACGACCAGCAGGAGGCGCTCGGCGTCGCCGACCGGGTCGCGGTGCTGGTGGCGGGCCGGGTCGTGCAGGCGGGCGCCCCGCACGAGCTGTACCGGGCCCCCGTCGACCTCGACGTCGGCACGTTCGTCGGCGAGGCCGTGGTGCTCGCGGCGCAGGTCAGCGCGGGCCGGGCGGACACCGCGCTGGGCCGCCTCGCCGTCGACGGCCCGGACGGCCCGGGCCGGGTCCTGCTGCGCCCCGAGCAGCTCCGGCTGCGCGGCGGGTCGGCGGCCACGGTCCGCGAGGTGATCTTCCACGGGCACGACTCGACGGTGCTGGTCGAGCACGGCGGCACCGTGCTGCGCTGCCGCACCGCCGACGCCGACCTGCCGCGGGTGGGGCAGCGGGTCGACGTGGAGGTGGCGGGGCCGGTGCTGTTCTACCCGTCCTCAGGGGACCAGTAG
- a CDS encoding quinone oxidoreductase family protein, with protein sequence MRAIQITEAGGPDVLTPTELDDPAPGPGEILVEVAAAGVNYIDTYQREGIYPMTLPYVAGLEGAGRVRALGEGVDAFAVGDRVAWCEQLGSYAELVAVDAAKAVPVPDGVSDDLAVGALLQGMTAHVLVNDTYPVRPGDDVLVHAAAGGVGLLLTQLAAAKGARVIATVSTAEKEELARGAGAAEVIRYTEVDDLAAAVRDLTGGTGVAVAYDSVGRTTFDASLDSLRVRGMLVLFGAASGPVPPVDPQRLNRGGSLYLTRPTLFHHLPTPEALRERAAAVYASVADGTLDVRIGHRYPLAEARTAHEDLQARRTTGKVLLVP encoded by the coding sequence GTGCGCGCGATCCAGATCACGGAGGCCGGTGGCCCCGACGTCCTGACGCCGACCGAGCTCGACGACCCGGCCCCCGGGCCCGGCGAGATCCTCGTGGAGGTGGCGGCGGCGGGCGTCAACTACATCGACACCTACCAGCGCGAGGGCATCTACCCGATGACGCTGCCCTACGTCGCCGGGCTGGAGGGCGCCGGGCGGGTGCGGGCGCTCGGCGAGGGGGTCGACGCGTTCGCGGTCGGCGACCGCGTGGCGTGGTGCGAGCAGCTCGGCAGCTACGCCGAGCTCGTCGCCGTCGACGCGGCGAAGGCCGTCCCCGTCCCCGACGGCGTGTCCGACGACCTGGCCGTCGGCGCGCTGCTGCAGGGCATGACCGCCCACGTCCTCGTGAACGACACCTACCCCGTCCGGCCCGGTGACGACGTCCTGGTGCACGCGGCCGCGGGCGGGGTCGGGCTGCTGCTCACCCAGCTCGCCGCCGCGAAGGGCGCCCGGGTGATCGCGACCGTCTCCACCGCGGAGAAGGAGGAGCTGGCCCGCGGGGCCGGGGCGGCCGAGGTGATCCGGTACACCGAGGTCGACGACCTCGCGGCCGCGGTGCGCGACCTCACCGGCGGCACCGGCGTGGCTGTCGCCTACGACAGCGTCGGGAGGACGACCTTCGACGCGAGCCTGGACTCCCTGCGCGTGCGCGGGATGCTCGTGCTGTTCGGCGCGGCCAGCGGCCCGGTGCCACCGGTCGACCCGCAGCGGCTCAACCGCGGCGGCTCGCTCTACCTCACCCGCCCCACGCTGTTCCACCACCTCCCGACCCCCGAGGCGCTGCGGGAGCGGGCCGCGGCGGTCTACGCCTCCGTCGCCGACGGCACCCTCGACGTCCGCATCGGGCACCGCTACCCCCTCGCCGAGGCCCGCACCGCCCACGAGGACCTGCAGGCCCGGCGGACCACCGGGAAGGTGCTACTGGTCCCCTGA
- a CDS encoding COX15/CtaA family protein — translation MSVLDRLPVTPATTMRRLAIANLVAQVGIMVTGVTVRVTGSGLGCPGWPECFPGSMVPVSNADVAPLHQWVEFGNRLLTFVIVLVAGLVLLAALGTRPRRRRLTLLAAVMPAGIVAQAVIGGITVLTDLAWGGVALHFMVSAGLVWLSAALVLATGEGDGPPRPLVPRAIRGLVGVSSGVLAALLVAGTLVTAAGPHAGDAETPRLGLGVESMAQLHAELLFGYLGLLVGLGFALHAVAAPASLVRRFRVLIVVVLAQGALGGIQYAVGVPEVLVVLHVLGAGLVTAAASTLWFATVERSGAPVGTRDAEPALAGP, via the coding sequence GTGAGCGTCCTCGACCGTCTCCCCGTCACCCCGGCCACCACGATGCGCCGCCTCGCGATCGCGAACCTCGTGGCCCAGGTCGGGATCATGGTCACCGGGGTCACGGTGCGGGTCACCGGGTCCGGGCTGGGCTGCCCGGGGTGGCCGGAGTGCTTCCCCGGCAGCATGGTGCCGGTCTCGAACGCCGACGTGGCACCGCTGCACCAGTGGGTCGAGTTCGGCAACCGGCTGCTGACGTTCGTGATCGTCCTCGTCGCCGGGCTGGTCCTGCTCGCCGCGCTCGGCACCCGCCCGCGGCGGCGCCGGCTCACCCTGCTGGCCGCCGTGATGCCGGCGGGGATCGTCGCGCAGGCCGTCATCGGGGGCATCACCGTGCTCACCGACCTGGCCTGGGGCGGGGTCGCGCTGCACTTCATGGTCTCGGCCGGGCTCGTCTGGCTCTCCGCGGCACTGGTGCTGGCCACCGGCGAGGGCGACGGGCCGCCGCGGCCGCTGGTGCCGCGGGCGATCCGCGGGCTGGTCGGCGTCAGCTCCGGGGTGCTCGCCGCGCTGCTGGTCGCGGGCACGCTCGTCACCGCGGCGGGGCCGCACGCCGGCGACGCCGAGACCCCGCGGCTCGGGCTGGGCGTCGAGTCCATGGCGCAGCTGCACGCGGAGCTGCTGTTCGGCTACCTCGGGCTGCTGGTCGGGCTGGGGTTCGCCCTGCACGCCGTCGCCGCGCCCGCGTCGCTGGTCCGGCGGTTCCGCGTGCTGATCGTCGTCGTGCTCGCGCAGGGCGCGCTCGGCGGCATCCAGTACGCGGTCGGCGTCCCGGAGGTGCTGGTCGTGCTGCACGTGCTCGGCGCCGGTCTGGTCACCGCCGCCGCGTCGACGCTGTGGTTCGCCACCGTCGAGCGCTCCGGCGCCCCGGTCGGCACCCGGGATGCGGAACCGGCACTCGCCGGGCCATGA